A stretch of Mustela nigripes isolate SB6536 chromosome 6, MUSNIG.SB6536, whole genome shotgun sequence DNA encodes these proteins:
- the LOC132020585 gene encoding SCAN domain-containing protein 1-like — protein sequence METEGYLEAQRNREVQNGKMRSSSNEMMSEEPEVVLIPAPWVQAPREPSGLPQVSLDEDSLEDLETMPQRNPPNAAASRQRFRKFHYENGAGPRDVFRHLQELARQWLRSNIHTKEQTVEMLVQEQLQVLLPQELRARAQRCQPGVRITG from the coding sequence ATGGAGACTGAAGGGTACCTAGAGgcacaaagaaatagagaagtcCAGAatggtaaaatgaggtcatcatCAAATGAGATGATGTCTGAGGAGCCAGAAGTTGTCCTAATACCAGCTCCCTGGGTCCAGGCTCCACGAGAGCCATCTGGGCTTCCACAAGTGAGTCTTGACGAAGACTCTCTCGAAGACCTTGAGACCATGCCACAAAGGAATCCTCCCAACGCGGCAGCCTCCAGGCAGAGGTTCCGGAAATTCCACTATGAAAATGGAGCTGGGCCCAGGGATGTCTTCAGACATCTGCAGGAGCTTGCCAGACAGTGGCTGAGATCCAATATTCACACAAAGGAGCAGACTGTGGAGATGCTGGTACAGGAGCAGCTCCAGGTTCTCCTGCCCCAAGAGCTCAGAGCTCGGGCCCAGAGATGTCAGCCTGGGGTCAGAATCACTGGCTAA